One window of Sinorhizobium numidicum genomic DNA carries:
- a CDS encoding DUF3108 domain-containing protein yields MGQSGMKLRIGFHAPALLAAIMFSTASPAADIEHQTDYSISLAGLPVARASFYTEVEKNRYTISGTLRSAGLADIISRTSGQTRVSGVVGRDRLRATEYSMSYRSGRKARAINVTFRNGNVVQASMTPKRNPLPKNWVPVTSRDMRNVLDPLSGLIIPARSRICPNTLPIFDGESRLDIQLSPRGTRIFRTKGFEGEVIVCGVRFVPKAGYRKGREDVEYLRRLATMEVWFAKAQTVDVYAPVYLRIPTKLGPVTISATRFGG; encoded by the coding sequence ATGGGGCAATCGGGCATGAAGTTGCGCATTGGCTTTCACGCGCCGGCACTGCTGGCCGCCATCATGTTTTCCACAGCGTCTCCCGCTGCAGATATCGAGCATCAGACGGACTATAGCATCTCGCTTGCCGGTCTCCCGGTGGCACGGGCCTCGTTCTACACCGAGGTTGAAAAGAATCGCTACACGATTTCGGGCACGCTGAGGTCGGCCGGGCTCGCCGATATCATCAGCCGAACTTCGGGGCAGACGCGCGTTTCCGGCGTGGTCGGGCGCGATCGTCTTCGCGCCACCGAATATTCCATGTCCTACCGCAGCGGCAGGAAGGCCCGCGCGATCAACGTGACCTTCCGCAACGGCAACGTCGTTCAAGCGAGCATGACCCCGAAGCGTAACCCGCTGCCGAAGAACTGGGTGCCGGTCACGAGTCGCGACATGCGAAACGTGTTGGATCCGCTTTCCGGGCTGATCATTCCGGCGAGGAGCCGCATCTGCCCCAATACCCTGCCGATCTTCGACGGCGAATCGCGGCTCGATATCCAACTTTCGCCCAGGGGGACGAGAATTTTCAGAACCAAGGGCTTCGAGGGCGAGGTGATCGTTTGCGGCGTCCGCTTCGTGCCGAAGGCGGGCTACAGGAAGGGGCGCGAGGATGTCGAATATCTCCGCCGCCTAGCAACCATGGAAGTCTGGTTCGCAAAAGCCCAAACTGTCGACGTCTACGCACCGGTCTACCTCCGCATTCCGACCAAGCTCGGCCCGGTAACCATATCGGCGACACGCTTTGGCGGATGA
- a CDS encoding DUF2125 domain-containing protein, which translates to MTVTEVANGRPTGRKFRWLAIGIVLAIGLYSGGWYLAADQLEKRVTSYLTEKQTAGFGGECTDLEVRGFPFRIGLFCDKIRLDDTRLGASASFGALRTAAQVYQPGRAVIELDGPAEVRVSPDVSISADWTLLHASLAATMSGIDRTSLAYDNLTGTVRAPLIGDSLGFGAAHGEVHLRKNGTDVDAALSVDKLDLRPHQGPSFAPPVDIAADLTVVDQAEWLQASGFSPQMLRGTKGELRQLSLDAGAGMSLKLKGPFSVDDQGLISGEFSLTMTDIVAWRENLVKAVPEETDLINDIANMLTALAGGKNEATVKLNVRDGTAFLAFIPIGVLPAL; encoded by the coding sequence ATGACGGTCACCGAAGTCGCCAACGGGCGGCCCACTGGCAGGAAGTTCCGCTGGCTGGCAATTGGCATTGTGCTTGCCATCGGCCTCTATTCCGGCGGCTGGTATCTTGCCGCCGACCAGCTCGAGAAGCGGGTGACGTCCTATCTCACGGAAAAGCAGACCGCCGGCTTCGGTGGTGAATGCACGGATCTGGAGGTTCGCGGTTTCCCCTTCCGCATCGGCCTTTTCTGCGACAAGATTCGCCTCGACGATACGCGCCTTGGCGCATCCGCCTCCTTCGGCGCGCTGAGAACGGCCGCACAGGTCTACCAGCCCGGGCGTGCGGTCATCGAGCTCGACGGCCCCGCCGAAGTACGGGTCTCGCCGGATGTGTCGATATCCGCCGACTGGACCTTGCTCCATGCCAGCCTGGCGGCGACAATGTCGGGCATCGACCGTACGTCGCTCGCCTATGACAATCTTACCGGCACGGTGCGTGCGCCGCTGATCGGCGACAGCCTGGGCTTTGGCGCAGCCCATGGTGAGGTGCATCTTCGCAAGAACGGCACGGATGTCGACGCAGCTCTGAGCGTGGATAAGCTCGATCTGCGCCCGCACCAGGGGCCGAGCTTCGCCCCTCCGGTTGACATAGCGGCGGATCTGACCGTCGTCGATCAAGCCGAATGGCTGCAGGCGAGCGGCTTTTCACCGCAGATGCTTCGCGGCACCAAGGGCGAATTGCGTCAACTGAGCCTTGATGCCGGCGCGGGAATGAGCCTCAAGCTTAAGGGTCCCTTCTCTGTCGACGATCAGGGGCTGATTTCCGGCGAGTTCTCCCTGACCATGACGGATATCGTGGCCTGGCGGGAGAACCTGGTGAAGGCGGTGCCGGAAGAAACCGACCTCATCAACGATATCGCCAACATGCTGACTGCACTTGCCGGCGGCAAGAACGAGGCCACCGTCAAGCTTAACGTGCGCGACGGTACGGCATTCCTCGCCTTCATTCCGATCGGCGTGCTGCCCGCGCTATGA
- the rpmB gene encoding 50S ribosomal protein L28, whose translation MSRSCELTGKGVQSGNNVSHANNKTKRKFLPNLCNVTLISDALGQRFRLRVSAAALRSVEHRGGLDAFLLKADENELSMRARLLRRQIVKKAAEAA comes from the coding sequence ATGTCCCGTAGTTGCGAATTGACCGGCAAGGGCGTCCAGTCGGGCAACAATGTCAGCCATGCCAACAACAAGACAAAGCGCAAGTTCCTGCCGAACCTGTGCAACGTCACGCTGATTTCCGATGCTCTCGGCCAGCGCTTCCGCCTGCGCGTTTCCGCTGCCGCTCTCCGTTCGGTCGAACACCGCGGCGGCCTCGACGCCTTCCTGCTGAAGGCCGATGAGAACGAGCTGAGCATGCGCGCTCGCCTGCTGCGCCGCCAGATCGTCAAGAAGGCTGCTGAAGCAGCCTGA
- the gloB gene encoding hydroxyacylglutathione hydrolase → MAALELDLFLCRTDNFGVLVHDPESGATASIDAPEEQPILDVLERRGWRLTHILTTHHHGDHVAANVSLKERFGVTIIGPTREASKIPGIDRTVGHGDRFDFAGHPVDVIETPGHTAGHICFHFPDDKLLFAADTLFALGCGRLFEGTADAMWQSLSRLMALPDDTAVYFGHEYTLSNAHFAVTIDPENTALKARAAEVEETRSDGGFTAPTTIGLEKRTNPFLRAADPKIRAHLGMDKATDAAVFAEIRKRKDNF, encoded by the coding sequence ATGGCCGCGCTCGAACTCGACCTTTTTCTCTGCCGCACCGATAATTTCGGTGTTCTTGTCCACGATCCGGAGAGCGGCGCTACGGCATCGATCGATGCTCCGGAGGAGCAGCCGATCCTCGACGTGCTGGAGCGCCGGGGCTGGCGGCTGACGCACATTCTGACCACCCACCACCACGGCGACCACGTGGCCGCGAATGTAAGCCTGAAGGAACGCTTCGGCGTCACCATCATCGGCCCGACGCGCGAGGCATCGAAAATTCCCGGCATCGACAGGACGGTCGGCCACGGCGATCGTTTCGATTTCGCCGGCCACCCGGTCGATGTCATAGAGACGCCGGGGCATACGGCCGGCCACATCTGCTTCCATTTTCCTGACGATAAGCTGCTCTTTGCCGCCGACACGCTGTTTGCGCTCGGATGCGGCCGGCTGTTCGAGGGAACGGCCGATGCGATGTGGCAATCGCTGAGCCGGTTGATGGCGCTGCCCGATGACACGGCCGTCTATTTCGGTCACGAGTACACGCTCTCCAACGCTCATTTCGCCGTGACGATCGATCCTGAAAACACCGCGCTCAAAGCGCGTGCCGCGGAGGTAGAGGAGACCCGTTCGGATGGCGGCTTCACTGCGCCGACGACGATCGGCCTCGAGAAACGGACGAACCCGTTCCTGCGCGCGGCCGATCCGAAGATCCGCGCGCATCTCGGCATGGATAAGGCGACTGATGCCGCCGTCTTTGCGGAGATCCGCAAGCGGAAAGACAATTTCTGA
- a CDS encoding DMT family transporter: protein MKFKATLIGFSAILMWSLLALFTAASGKMPPFQLSAICFLIGSLPGIVVLALKPQRLALLKQPAEVWVTGIAGLFGYHFLYFTALRNAPAVEAGLIAYLWPLLIVVGSALLPGERLRWYHIAGALAGLGGTILIVSRNGIAFDGAYTLGYGAAFLCAFTWSGYSLLTRRFDAVSTDVVTGFCLATSILSFLCHLGLETTVWPQTAFEWLAVAGLGLLPVGAAFYAWDFGVKNGDIQLLGVASYAAPVLSTLILILFGFAEPSWRIAAACLLVTGGAVLAANDMIFRKDRAVPQPAE, encoded by the coding sequence ATGAAGTTCAAGGCTACGCTGATCGGATTTTCCGCGATTCTCATGTGGTCGCTGCTGGCGCTCTTTACTGCCGCCTCCGGCAAAATGCCGCCGTTCCAGCTGTCGGCAATCTGCTTTCTCATCGGCAGCCTGCCCGGTATCGTCGTGCTCGCTTTGAAGCCTCAGCGTTTGGCGCTTCTGAAGCAGCCGGCCGAGGTCTGGGTCACCGGGATCGCCGGCCTCTTCGGCTATCATTTTCTCTATTTCACCGCGCTTCGAAATGCCCCGGCGGTCGAAGCCGGCCTGATCGCCTATCTCTGGCCGCTCTTGATCGTCGTCGGCTCGGCATTGCTGCCTGGGGAGAGGCTTCGTTGGTATCATATCGCAGGCGCACTTGCGGGACTTGGTGGCACGATCCTGATCGTCTCCCGCAACGGCATCGCCTTCGATGGCGCCTATACACTCGGTTACGGGGCTGCGTTCCTCTGCGCCTTCACCTGGTCCGGTTATTCGCTGCTCACCCGCCGGTTCGACGCGGTGTCGACCGATGTCGTGACCGGTTTCTGCCTGGCAACCTCGATTCTGTCTTTCCTCTGCCACCTCGGCCTTGAAACCACCGTGTGGCCGCAGACGGCTTTCGAGTGGCTTGCGGTCGCAGGACTTGGATTGCTGCCGGTCGGCGCGGCTTTTTACGCCTGGGATTTCGGCGTCAAGAACGGCGACATTCAGCTTCTCGGCGTTGCGAGCTACGCGGCGCCGGTCCTTTCGACGCTGATCCTCATCCTATTCGGCTTTGCGGAGCCATCCTGGCGGATTGCGGCGGCCTGCCTGCTGGTGACCGGCGGCGCCGTGCTTGCGGCAAACGACATGATTTTCCGGAAGGACAGAGCCGTGCCGCAGCCGGCCGAGTAA
- a CDS encoding VUT family protein has protein sequence MLINRTFFIYVALMTLVVVASNFLVQYPLPGSMAGMQLGDLLTWGAFSYPFAFLVTDLTNRHFGPQVARRVVIAGFVAAIALSFFAATPRIAIASGSAFLLGQLLDISVFNRLRRQSWWRAPLAGSLIGSALDTAMFFSFAFAPSFVFFGPNDGFALEAAPLFGLLTPDAPRWISWALGDLAVKILCGVVLLLPYGALMSVIKPMPVAAARAV, from the coding sequence ATGCTGATCAACCGCACGTTCTTTATCTATGTCGCGCTGATGACCCTCGTGGTCGTGGCCTCGAATTTTCTCGTCCAGTATCCGTTGCCGGGCTCCATGGCCGGCATGCAGCTCGGCGATCTTTTGACCTGGGGTGCCTTCAGCTATCCCTTCGCCTTTCTTGTTACCGACCTGACGAACCGACACTTCGGGCCGCAGGTCGCACGGCGGGTCGTGATTGCCGGTTTCGTTGCCGCCATCGCCCTTTCCTTCTTCGCCGCAACGCCGCGAATTGCGATCGCCTCGGGCTCGGCATTCCTGCTCGGGCAGCTTCTTGACATCTCCGTCTTCAACAGATTGCGGCGCCAGAGCTGGTGGCGCGCGCCCCTCGCCGGCTCTCTCATCGGCTCGGCGCTGGACACGGCCATGTTCTTCTCCTTCGCCTTCGCGCCGTCTTTCGTCTTTTTTGGTCCGAACGACGGTTTCGCGCTGGAAGCGGCTCCCTTGTTCGGTCTACTCACGCCCGACGCGCCGCGCTGGATTTCCTGGGCGCTCGGCGACCTCGCCGTCAAGATCCTTTGCGGCGTTGTCCTGCTGCTGCCCTATGGCGCGCTGATGAGCGTCATCAAGCCGATGCCGGTCGCTGCGGCCCGGGCGGTGTAA
- a CDS encoding class I SAM-dependent methyltransferase, whose amino-acid sequence MHTDIVDLRQFYHSELGRMAEHSVSMALASVWARLPEERLVGLGYAVPYLERFRADTERTFAFMPAGQGAVNWPVAELSSTALVFDEELPLPDASIDRVLMVHSLEFAESPRETMKEIWRILAPGGRLIIVVPNRRGVWARMEHTPFGSGRPYSRGQLTALLRETNFTPGATAEALFFPPTERKMILRLRQGFERVGRSLWPVFSGVIIVEAQKRLYQGLPVAVRASRRVFVPVLAPHGVPSTRSRLTEVKGR is encoded by the coding sequence ATGCACACGGATATCGTCGATCTGCGCCAATTCTATCATTCCGAACTCGGCCGGATGGCGGAGCACTCCGTCAGCATGGCGCTCGCTTCCGTCTGGGCGCGTCTGCCGGAGGAACGGCTTGTCGGGCTCGGTTATGCGGTGCCCTATCTCGAGCGGTTCCGCGCCGACACTGAACGGACTTTCGCCTTCATGCCGGCCGGGCAGGGCGCTGTGAACTGGCCGGTTGCCGAATTGTCTTCAACGGCGCTGGTCTTCGATGAGGAATTGCCGCTGCCCGATGCGTCGATCGATCGTGTGCTGATGGTTCACTCGTTGGAATTCGCCGAAAGCCCGCGCGAGACAATGAAAGAGATCTGGCGGATTCTCGCGCCCGGCGGGCGCTTGATTATCGTCGTGCCGAACCGGCGCGGCGTTTGGGCGCGAATGGAGCATACCCCCTTCGGCTCCGGACGACCCTATTCGCGGGGTCAACTGACGGCGCTCCTGCGCGAAACGAACTTTACGCCCGGAGCCACGGCCGAAGCACTCTTCTTTCCACCTACGGAGCGAAAGATGATCCTCCGTCTGCGCCAAGGCTTCGAGCGAGTCGGGCGCTCGCTGTGGCCGGTATTCTCCGGGGTGATCATCGTCGAGGCGCAGAAGCGGCTTTATCAGGGATTGCCGGTTGCTGTGCGCGCATCGCGCCGCGTTTTCGTTCCGGTGCTCGCGCCGCATGGCGTTCCAAGCACGCGCAGCCGGCTAACGGAGGTCAAGGGTAGGTAG
- the hisC gene encoding histidinol-phosphate transaminase: protein MNLVSKSPQPRPGILDIAAYVPGKEHAPGAAKVHKLSSNETPLGASPSAIEAFRKAAFNLERYPDGQAHALKDAIAAVHALNPANILCGNGSDELLGLLCHTYLGSGDEGIVTEHGFLVYKIQIMAAGGTAVTVQERDARVDVDAILAAVTERTKIVFIANPANPTGTYIPVDEVRRLHAGLPASALLVLDAAYAEYVRRNDYEAGLELVSGNRNVVMTRTFSKIYGLAGLRIGWMYAPRDVVDAVERVRGPFNLNAPAIAAGAAAIRDQAFVAAAVDHNLTWLSTITEALQAIGLRVTPSVANFVLIHFPEADGKSAEEADAFLTSRGFILRGVRAYGFPNALRMTIGSQEANEGVIAALAEFMGRK from the coding sequence ATGAACCTTGTTTCGAAGAGCCCTCAGCCGCGCCCCGGCATTCTCGACATTGCCGCCTATGTGCCCGGCAAGGAACACGCGCCGGGCGCCGCCAAGGTTCACAAGCTCTCGTCGAACGAGACGCCGCTTGGCGCCAGCCCGAGCGCGATCGAGGCGTTCCGGAAAGCAGCGTTCAACCTCGAGCGCTACCCCGACGGACAGGCGCACGCCCTCAAGGACGCGATCGCCGCCGTCCATGCGCTGAATCCGGCGAATATCCTTTGCGGCAACGGCTCGGACGAACTGCTCGGGCTCCTCTGCCACACCTATCTCGGATCCGGTGACGAGGGAATTGTCACCGAGCACGGCTTCCTGGTGTACAAGATCCAGATCATGGCCGCCGGTGGCACTGCCGTGACGGTCCAGGAAAGGGATGCGCGCGTCGACGTCGATGCGATCCTGGCTGCGGTGACGGAGCGGACGAAGATCGTCTTCATCGCCAATCCGGCAAACCCGACCGGCACCTATATTCCGGTTGACGAGGTCCGGCGGCTGCATGCCGGACTTCCCGCTAGCGCGCTGCTGGTGCTCGACGCCGCCTATGCCGAATATGTCCGTCGCAACGACTACGAAGCCGGGTTAGAGCTGGTTTCGGGCAATCGCAACGTCGTGATGACGCGGACGTTTTCGAAGATATATGGCCTTGCGGGCTTACGCATTGGCTGGATGTATGCGCCGCGCGATGTCGTGGACGCGGTCGAGCGTGTGCGTGGTCCGTTCAACCTCAATGCGCCCGCCATCGCGGCCGGCGCTGCCGCAATCCGGGACCAGGCATTCGTTGCGGCAGCGGTCGATCACAATCTGACCTGGCTCTCAACGATAACCGAGGCACTGCAGGCGATCGGTCTCCGCGTCACGCCTTCGGTCGCCAATTTCGTGCTGATCCATTTCCCGGAGGCCGACGGAAAATCGGCCGAGGAAGCGGATGCGTTTCTGACAAGCCGCGGCTTCATCCTGCGTGGCGTGCGCGCTTATGGTTTCCCCAATGCGCTGCGCATGACCATCGGCTCGCAAGAGGCGAATGAAGGCGTAATCGCCGCACTTGCTGAATTCATGGGACGGAAATAA
- the cobT gene encoding cobaltochelatase subunit CobT, with the protein MSSNSKAKPNTRENAAEPFKRALSGCVRSIAGDAELEVAFANERPGMAGERIRLPELSKRPTRQELAVARGLGDSMALRKACHDARIHATMSPQGADARAIFDAVEQARVEAIGALRMAGVADNLSSMLEEKYAKANFAAIENQADAPLEEAVALLVREKLTGEKPPASAGKVLDLWRDFIEQKAAADMRGLPATINDQQAFARVVRHMLSSMDVAEKYGEDDIEPDEQENETDEDQPRSQEQDENASDEEQGSDAAPADENQSAEEQMEEGEMDGAEISDDDLQDEGDEESETPGEVKRPSHPFADFNEKVDYAVFTREFDEIVTSEELCDEAELDRLRAFLDKQLAHLQGAVGRLANRLQRRLMAQQNRSWEFDLEEGYLDTARLQRIIIDPMQPLSFKREKDTTFRDTVVTLLIDNSGSMRGRPITVAATCADILARTLERCGVKVEILGFTTKAWKGGQSREKWLAGGKPQSPGRLNDLRHIIYKSADAPWRRARRNLGLMMREGLLKENIDGEALMWAHDRLLARSEQRRILMMISDGAPVDDSTLSVNPGNYLERHLRAVIEQIETRSPVELLAIGIGHDVTRYYRRAVTIVDADELAGAMTEQLAALFEDESLTRRSGRMRRAG; encoded by the coding sequence GTGAGCTCGAATTCCAAGGCGAAACCGAACACGAGGGAAAACGCCGCTGAACCGTTCAAGCGGGCGCTTTCCGGCTGCGTCCGGTCGATCGCCGGCGATGCAGAGCTCGAGGTTGCCTTCGCTAACGAGCGTCCGGGCATGGCGGGCGAGCGCATCCGTCTGCCGGAACTTTCCAAGCGCCCGACCCGGCAGGAGCTTGCGGTTGCGCGCGGCCTCGGCGATTCCATGGCCCTGCGCAAGGCCTGCCATGATGCGCGCATCCACGCGACGATGTCGCCGCAGGGGGCGGATGCGCGCGCGATCTTCGATGCCGTCGAGCAGGCGCGCGTCGAGGCTATCGGTGCGCTCCGGATGGCTGGTGTTGCCGACAATCTCTCCTCGATGCTCGAGGAGAAATACGCCAAGGCGAATTTCGCGGCGATCGAAAACCAGGCAGATGCACCTCTGGAAGAGGCGGTGGCGCTCCTCGTGCGGGAAAAGCTCACCGGAGAGAAACCGCCTGCGTCAGCCGGGAAGGTGCTCGATCTCTGGCGCGATTTCATCGAACAGAAGGCAGCGGCGGACATGCGCGGCCTGCCGGCCACGATCAATGATCAGCAGGCCTTCGCTCGCGTGGTGCGCCACATGCTCTCTTCGATGGATGTCGCCGAGAAATACGGCGAAGACGACATCGAACCGGATGAGCAGGAGAACGAGACCGACGAGGACCAGCCGCGCAGCCAGGAGCAGGACGAGAACGCAAGCGACGAGGAGCAGGGGTCCGATGCCGCACCCGCCGATGAAAACCAGTCTGCCGAGGAGCAGATGGAAGAAGGCGAGATGGACGGCGCGGAGATTTCCGACGACGACCTTCAGGACGAGGGCGACGAGGAGAGCGAGACACCCGGCGAGGTCAAGCGGCCCAGCCACCCCTTCGCGGATTTCAACGAGAAGGTGGACTATGCGGTGTTCACGCGGGAGTTCGACGAGATAGTCACCTCCGAAGAGCTTTGCGACGAGGCGGAGCTCGATCGCTTGCGTGCCTTCCTCGACAAGCAGCTTGCCCATCTGCAAGGGGCCGTCGGCCGTCTCGCCAACCGCCTGCAGCGCCGGTTGATGGCGCAACAAAACCGGTCCTGGGAGTTCGACCTGGAGGAAGGCTATCTCGATACCGCGCGCTTGCAACGCATCATCATCGATCCGATGCAACCGCTCTCCTTCAAGCGGGAGAAGGACACGACCTTCCGCGATACCGTTGTTACGCTGCTGATCGATAATTCCGGCTCGATGCGCGGCCGGCCGATTACCGTTGCGGCCACCTGCGCCGACATTCTCGCCCGCACGCTGGAGCGCTGCGGTGTCAAGGTCGAGATCCTCGGCTTTACCACCAAGGCGTGGAAAGGCGGGCAATCCCGCGAGAAATGGTTGGCCGGCGGAAAGCCGCAGTCGCCGGGGCGTCTCAACGATCTTCGGCACATCATCTACAAGTCCGCCGATGCGCCCTGGCGCCGCGCGCGGCGCAATCTTGGACTGATGATGCGCGAGGGTCTGCTCAAGGAGAACATCGACGGCGAAGCGCTGATGTGGGCGCATGACCGCCTGCTGGCGCGGTCGGAACAGCGGCGCATCCTGATGATGATCTCGGATGGCGCGCCGGTTGACGATTCCACGCTGTCGGTGAACCCGGGCAACTATCTCGAGCGCCATCTGCGCGCCGTCATCGAGCAGATCGAAACCCGCTCGCCGGTCGAACTTCTGGCGATCGGGATCGGTCACGACGTCACCCGCTACTACCGCCGCGCCGTGACGATCGTCGACGCTGACGAGCTGGCGGGCGCCATGACGGAACAGCTTGCGGCGCTCTTCGAGGATGAAAGCTTGACTCGTCGTTCGGGACGCATGCGGCGCGCCGGCTAG
- a CDS encoding cupin domain-containing protein yields MASRDLTAAAFIETLGLLRHPEGGWYVQTFRDQAGGPRGHSTAIYYLLEKGDRSHWHRVRDAAEVWHYYAGAPLELSIAEPGEPAAHVRLGPDLLAGERPQHVVPANWWQSATSLGDWTLVGCTVAPGFDFSALEMAAPDWEPPQSAAPSK; encoded by the coding sequence ATTGCATCGCGAGATTTGACCGCGGCGGCGTTTATCGAAACGCTGGGCCTTCTGCGCCACCCGGAAGGCGGCTGGTATGTGCAGACCTTCCGCGACCAGGCAGGAGGGCCGCGTGGCCATTCAACGGCAATCTACTATCTGCTCGAAAAAGGTGATCGATCGCATTGGCACCGTGTCCGGGATGCCGCCGAAGTCTGGCATTACTATGCCGGGGCGCCGCTCGAACTCAGCATTGCCGAACCCGGTGAGCCCGCCGCGCATGTCCGGCTCGGCCCGGACCTCCTCGCCGGCGAGAGGCCGCAGCACGTGGTCCCCGCCAATTGGTGGCAATCGGCCACTTCCCTTGGGGACTGGACACTCGTCGGCTGCACGGTCGCGCCGGGCTTCGATTTTTCCGCATTAGAAATGGCGGCACCCGATTGGGAGCCGCCTCAGAGCGCCGCGCCTTCTAAATAA
- a CDS encoding esterase-like activity of phytase family protein: MLCRSLAVLFLLASTVAARAVPASEIVPVQSRQISQFRVGSDETVFGRLEFIGGIEMTSPNPLLGAISAIRFRPDGDSFVAVMDTGHWVEGAVIRDDAGRLAGLTDLKATSMTDGSGRAQLEKWRVDSEGLALREGQAIASFEQLSRIEVYPDPGFAHSRPIAQMRLPFPLEELRSNGGLETIAIAPKEGPLAGAAVVVSERSVDEAGNLLAGILEGPMKGAFTVAREDPYSVTDGAFLPNGDLLLLERRFNLASGLGMRIRRIAAEDIRPGAVVNGEVLLQADMAYQIDNMEGLDVIARSDGDIRVIVVSDDNHSILERNLMLEFRLAK, translated from the coding sequence ATGCTCTGCCGAAGTCTTGCCGTCCTTTTCTTGCTGGCGTCAACGGTGGCCGCCCGCGCGGTGCCTGCAAGCGAGATCGTGCCGGTTCAGAGCCGGCAGATATCGCAATTCAGGGTCGGCTCCGACGAGACGGTGTTCGGCAGGCTCGAATTCATCGGCGGGATCGAGATGACTTCGCCCAATCCGCTGCTCGGTGCTATTTCGGCAATCCGGTTTCGCCCGGATGGCGATAGCTTCGTTGCGGTCATGGACACCGGTCATTGGGTCGAAGGGGCCGTTATCCGAGATGATGCGGGCAGGCTTGCGGGGCTTACCGATCTGAAGGCGACCTCCATGACCGATGGAAGCGGCAGGGCGCAGCTCGAGAAATGGAGGGTGGATTCGGAGGGATTGGCTTTGCGCGAAGGGCAGGCGATCGCGAGCTTCGAGCAATTGTCCCGCATCGAGGTCTATCCCGATCCGGGTTTCGCGCATTCAAGGCCCATAGCCCAGATGAGGCTGCCGTTTCCGCTTGAGGAATTGCGCAGCAACGGCGGTCTGGAGACGATTGCCATAGCGCCGAAAGAGGGGCCGCTCGCCGGTGCCGCGGTCGTGGTGTCGGAGCGCAGCGTCGACGAAGCCGGCAACCTCCTGGCGGGCATTCTGGAGGGCCCGATGAAGGGTGCTTTCACGGTGGCCCGCGAGGATCCCTACTCGGTCACCGATGGTGCTTTCCTGCCGAATGGCGACCTGCTGCTCTTGGAACGCCGGTTCAATCTCGCCTCCGGTCTCGGCATGCGCATTCGGCGAATAGCGGCCGAAGACATTCGGCCGGGTGCCGTCGTCAATGGCGAGGTGTTGCTCCAGGCGGATATGGCCTATCAGATCGACAATATGGAAGGGCTCGATGTGATCGCACGGAGCGATGGCGATATCCGGGTGATCGTCGTTTCCGACGACAATCACTCGATCCTCGAGCGCAACCTTATGCTCGAATTCCGCTTGGCCAAATAG
- a CDS encoding prephenate/arogenate dehydrogenase family protein — protein sequence MAPQFETIALIGIGLIGSSIARDIREKQLAGTIVVSTRTEATLKRAEQLGLGDRYTLSAAEAVKNADLVVVSVPVGASGAIAAEIAAHLKPGAIVTDVGSTKGSVIAQMAPHLAKTVHFIPGHPIAGTEHSGPDAGFAGLFRGRWCILTPPPGTDEEAVARLRLFWETLGSMVDEMDPEHHDKVLAIVSHLPHIIAYNIVGTADDLETVTESEVIKYSASGFRDFTRLAASDPTMWRDVCLHNKDAILEMLARFSEDLASLQRAIRWGDGDKLFDLFTRTRAIRRSIIQAGQDTAMPDFGRHAMDQK from the coding sequence ATGGCTCCGCAGTTCGAAACGATCGCCCTCATCGGCATAGGCCTTATCGGATCGTCGATCGCACGGGACATCCGCGAGAAACAGCTTGCCGGAACGATCGTCGTTTCGACGCGAACGGAGGCGACGCTGAAACGCGCCGAGCAGCTCGGTCTCGGCGACCGTTATACGCTTTCGGCGGCCGAGGCCGTCAAGAATGCCGATCTCGTTGTCGTCTCAGTGCCGGTCGGTGCTTCGGGCGCCATCGCTGCGGAAATCGCCGCGCATCTGAAACCCGGCGCGATTGTTACCGATGTCGGCTCGACGAAAGGGTCGGTGATCGCCCAGATGGCGCCGCATCTGGCCAAGACCGTGCATTTCATTCCCGGCCACCCGATCGCCGGGACGGAACATTCAGGTCCCGACGCCGGGTTCGCCGGACTTTTCCGCGGACGCTGGTGCATTCTGACGCCGCCTCCCGGCACGGACGAGGAGGCCGTCGCCAGGCTCAGGCTCTTCTGGGAAACGCTTGGCTCGATGGTCGACGAGATGGATCCGGAGCATCATGACAAGGTGCTGGCGATCGTTTCGCACCTTCCGCACATCATCGCCTACAACATCGTCGGAACGGCCGATGACCTTGAAACCGTAACGGAATCCGAAGTGATCAAATATTCGGCATCCGGTTTCCGCGATTTCACCCGCCTCGCGGCCTCGGACCCGACCATGTGGCGCGACGTCTGCCTGCACAACAAGGACGCTATCCTCGAGATGCTTGCCCGCTTCTCGGAGGATCTCGCCTCGCTACAGCGTGCGATCCGCTGGGGTGACGGCGACAAGCTGTTTGATCTCTTCACCCGCACGCGGGCAATCCGCCGGTCGATCATTCAGGCCGGCCAGGACACGGCGATGCCGGACTTCGGCCGGCACGCAATGGATCAGAAATAG